A genomic stretch from Pochonia chlamydosporia 170 chromosome 4, whole genome shotgun sequence includes:
- a CDS encoding helicase-like protein (similar to Metarhizium robertsii ARSEF 23 XP_011411307.1): protein MSPDNVAVVLRRSHQKSKQGCQTCKRRRVKCDEMHPTCQRCHKGGLTCIYAQPAHTDDNVSRSVSWPAAIEQSCVTWKETGESPFPFLNITKSPSWHNLSMKELRYLYQMGLVESLLRLSGTNNMCPPWGDIPMMFQLANSFDFVTYTLAAGSASRLATISKSREAAEDAARYHQLAITGIGRAIQSLTKDNADAVLGAALGCSYTMSDYRSLMMVAEYGSKVSDQMQDWSKRSVFRRPLSTETQMAHWALSTDEESGDDFAIDSISDLLTQGVESLSKLAFCFREELNFAAMVRHLRDVSRLVHGRLGTAIPPAEQYRIILPFTCWFTRDAASCYISVSRKDPRILTFLLHMYAVVLSLTLALPVTDFSIFASFRVRAILEISEALDEKEEFMCEACNKLHYSSQLTAFPISAV, encoded by the exons ATGTCTCCCGACAACGTTGCGGTCGTATTGCGCAGGAGTCACCAGAAGTCGAAGCAAGGTTGTCAAACCTGCAAGCGTCGACGAGTAAAATGCGACGAAATGCATCCCACGTG CCAACGATGTCACAAGGGCGGACTTACATGTATCTACGCCCAGCCAGCTCACACAGACGACAATGTTAGTCGCTCTGTATCATGGCCGGCTGCCATTGAGCAGTCTTGTGTAACTTGGAAAGAGACCGGAGAGTCACCGTTTCCTTTCCTCAACATTACCAAATCTCCAAGCTGGCACAATTTGTCAATGAAGGAGTTGAGATACTTGTATCAGATGGGTCTCGTAGAGTCGTTGCTCAGGCTCAGCGGTACGAACAATATGTGTCCGCCGTGGGGAGATATTCCAAT GATGTTTCAATTAGCGAATAGTTTTGATTTTGTCACATACACTCTCGCAGCCGGTTCGGCATCACGCCTAGCCACGATAAGCAAGTCCCGTGAGGCAGCGGAAGATGCAGCGCGGTATCACCAACTTGCCATTACAGGCATCGGCCGAGCCATACAGTCCCTAACAAAGGACAATGCGGATGCGGTCCTGGGCGCCGCTCTCGGCTGTTCATACACAATGTCTGACTA TCGGTCATTAATGATGGTGGCGGAATATGGCTCCAAG GTATCCGACCAAATGCAAGACTGGTCAAAACGATCCGTTTTCCGCCGCCCATTGTCCACCGAGACGCAAATGGCCCATTGGGCCCTCTCCACCGACGAagaaagtggtgatgatttcgCCATCGACAGCATTTCCGACCTTCTAACTCAAGGAGTCGAGTCATTGAGCAAACTGGCATTCTGTTTCCGCGAAGAGCTAAACTTTGCAGCAATGGTTCGCCACCTCCGGGACGTGTCACGACTCGTTCACGGGCGTCTCGGCACCGCTATCCCTCCCGCCGAGCAATACCGCATCATCCTGCCATTCACCTGCTGGTTCACCCGAGATGCGGCATCCTGCTATATTTCCGTGAGCAGAAAAGATCCCCGGATACTCACGTTTCTGCTTCACATGTATGCGGTTGTGCTCTCGCTTACCCTGGCCTTGCCAGTGACAGACTTCTCGATATTTGCCTCCTTTCGAGTTAGGGCGATCCTGGAAATTAGCGAGGCACTAGACGAAAAGGAGGAATTCATGTGCGAAGCGTGCAACAAATTGCACTATTCGTCTCAGTTGACGGCTTTTCCGATCAGCGCG GTGTAG
- a CDS encoding thioesterase-like superfamily domain-containing protein produces the protein MENAHIPNSHSDVTPSWRPFKFERTPLKEAIKTTRVQGTQTSRYAGTVPKAWCSRSGRTLSAHGGYCGSVLVATSLQYFQDAYGDQSYTTPLSLSVEFLRPLPEGPYEVAIHDYAVKGNIATIRAEITSPQPDTSTIYSVGVIRLRRNAPFQGGKSIQAKTAPFPDRVRDCARWTDGLFYHFNPPAAYLRTFAPKGEGFPLWSEKFGGQNQRWQWVKLDYEEKFELLHLPVLSDLIPVLPLNFEKDGLLAATRYQIATLSLHLEFRTPEVDEEWLISRTTMNKLQDGVFDMGIQIMNNQGDIIATCTQNWSMTPRKTRQIGSGESKL, from the exons ATGGAGAATGCTCATATTCCCAATTCTCACTCGGACGTGACACCCAGTTGGCGTCCTTTCAAGTTTGAGCGAACGCCACTCaaagaagccatcaaaaccACGAGAGTACAAGGCACCCAAACTTCCCGTTATGCTGGAACCGTACCAAAAGCATGGTGCTCTCGCT CCGGTCGAACTCTATCCGCACATGGCGGCTACTGCGGTTCAGTTCTCGTAGCCACATCACTTCAGTATTTCCAAGATGCATATGGTGACCAGAGCTACACAACTCCACTCAGTTTATCCGTCGAGTTTTTGAGGCCATTGCCCGAAGGGCCCTACGAGGTCGCTATACACGATTACGCTGTGAAAGGAAACATCGCTACCATCCGTGCCGAGATTACAAGTCCGCAACCAGACACGAGTACAATATACTCCGTTGGCGTGATACGCTTACGAAGAAATGCTCCCTTTCAAGGAGGTAAATCAATACAGGCAAAAACTGCACCATTCCCAGATCGCGTGCGTGATTGCGCCCGTTGGACAGACGGTCTATTCTATCACTTTAATCCGCCGGCCGCATATCTACGAACTTTTGCTCCAAAGGGCGAGGGCTTCCCGCTTTGGAGCGAGAAATTTGGAGGTCAAAACCAACGATGGCAATGGGTAAAGTTGGACTATGAGGAGAAGTTTGAGCTGCTTCACCTCCCTGTGCTCTCAGACCTG ATACCCGTACTCCCTTTAAACTTTGAAAAAGACGGCCTCTTGGCCGCGACACGGTACCAAATCGCAACTCTATCGCTGCATCTTGAATTTCGCACCCCGGAAGTTGATGAAGAGTGGCTCATAAGTCGCACGACCATGAACAAACTGCAAGACGGCGTGTTCGATATGGGCATTCAAATCATGAACAACCAGGGAGACATTATTGCGACATGCACCCAGAACTGGTCCATGACACCAAGAAAGACGAGGCAGATTGGATCTGGGGAATCGAAATTGTGA
- a CDS encoding LEA domain-containing protein (similar to Metarhizium robertsii ARSEF 23 XP_007824374.1): MADYPSPYSTSPAPSSVYPGSEKMTGTSTPLTEQSEPPLDSKPDTQADTSSTTEVPLRLPKSQQDPQNDPIQIPKIMTDISFTEDPAVLARGLEGKCVDEFGNILEWDGTVLGRVQGDLPSMVGRSVSNDGRIRDAAGDLAGHVSENYINSAPSQEDHSNKRLKIDHTGTIYDQDGSVVGRMKDHSKENNSTSAPADGCARCRERETSSDRHNENKSDAPPAQEDAKTDGAANVNVPPHRTATPSPSDIYLDVKSTHDGIQLIIKIPTVFNRDHHNSR; this comes from the coding sequence ATGGCTGATTATCCTTCTCCCTACTCTACTTCACCAGCCCCAAGCTCGGTATACCCAGGCTCTGAGAAAATGACTGGCACATCAACGCCCCTGACAGAGCAGTCAGAGCCACCGCTGGACTCAAAGCCAGACACACAAGCAGACACTTCCTCTACCACTGAAGTCCCCTTGAGATTACCCAAGTCACAGCAGGATCCACAAAACGACCCCATACAGATCCCCAAAATCATGACAGACATCTCCTTCACCGAGGATCCGGCTGTCCTTGCCCGCGGCCTCGAGGGCAAGTGCGTCGATGAATTCGGCAACATCCTAGAATGGGACGGCACAGTACTTGGCCGCGTCCAGGGAGACTTGCCCTCCATGGTAGGCAGGTCTGTATCCAATGATGGCAGAATTCGTGATGCTGCCGGCGACCTGGCCGGGCATGTATCCGAAAACTACATAAACTCGGCACCATCACAAGAGGACCACAGCAATAAGAGGCTGAAAATCGATCACACCGGTACCATATATGACCAGGACGGCTCTGTTGTCGGCAGGATGAAAGACCACTCCAAAGAGAACAATTCCACTTCTGCTCCGGCAGATGGATGCGCTCGATGCAGGGAGCGGGAGACGAGTTCAGACCGACACAATGAGAATAAGTCTGATGCTCCGCCTGCGCAAGAGGACGCAAAAACAGATGGTGCTGCGAATGTGAATGTGCCGCCGCATCGGACAGCCACACCAAGCCCATCTGATATCTATCTAGATGTGAAATCTACCCACGACGGCATTCAGTTGATAATCAAGATCCCCACAGTCTTTAATCGGGATCATCACAACTCAAGATAG
- a CDS encoding wnt and FGF inhibitory regulator domain-containing protein, giving the protein MSGHNPFFHDDHQYHRDADAHAPEAVDMLSPMTPVANLESELQSRYQSAHHVERQPLPPTFADTEKEVVNLEHDSGAKHVVPLELTSEYPETATIVSPQTPWSSHAETLKAKSMSDATAPEALPPRDDEGGAKKEQKILGMSKKVFLIVVVIVIIIIAAAVGGGVGGAVASTKKSDATPATATTTSSSAASTATSTTTTSATPSPTIQFLNNQTWPKSSNYAFQGYSRANFTGAITPILTGDGGNNVGKDFEFDLHSYIWIQNIGNCCVNLCANSTKQGFLGWKCTPVKRNETTEPVARAFVWCDDTHSQEMAEAKGCS; this is encoded by the exons ATGTCGGGCCATAACCCCTTTTTCCACGATGACCATCAGTACCATCGGGATGCGGATGCACACGCTCCTGAGGCGGTTGACATGTTGTCGCCAATGACACCGGTCGCCAACTTGGAGAGTGAGCTGCAGAGCAGATACCAATCTGCGCACCATGTTGAGCGACAACCACTACCGCCAACGTTTGCCGATACAGAAAAGGAGGTCGTCAACCTGGAGCATGATAGCGGTGCTAAGCACGTTGTTCCATTGGAGCTCACGTCGGAGTATCCCGAGACTGCTACCATTGTGAGCCCGCAAACACCTTGGTCGAGTCATGCGGAGACGTTGAAGGCGAAGTCGATGTCTGATGCGACTGCACCTGAGGCATTGCCCCCgagagatgatgaaggaggtgCAAAGAAGGAACAGAAGATTTTGGGAATGAGCAAAAAGGTGTTCCTGATTGTTGTGGTtattgtcatcatcatcatcgcggccgctgttggtggtggcgTAGGTGGCGCCGTAGCTTCAACAAAGAAATCTGACGCCACTCCCGCAACAGCAACTACAAC CTCGTCAAGCGCAGCATCtacagcaacatcaactacCACAACAAGCGCTACGCCTTCACCAACGATCCAGTTCCTCAACAACCAAACCTGGCCAAAGAGCTCCAACTACGCATTCCAGGGCTACTCCAGGGCTAATTTCACCGGAGCAATCACGCCAATACTCACCGGCGATGGAGGCAACAATGTCGGAAAGGACTTTGAGTTCGATCTCCATAGCTACATTTGGATTCAAAATATTGGCAACTGCTGTGTGAATCTCTGTGCGAATAGCACCAAGCAGGGATTCCTGGGATGGAAGTGCACACCTGTTAAGAGAAATGAGACGACGGAGCCGGTGGCGAGGGCGTTTGTGTGGTGTGACGATACGCACAGTCAGGAGATGGCGGAGGCAAAGGGCTGCTCATAA
- a CDS encoding conserved serine-threonine rich protein (similar to Metarhizium acridum CQMa 102 XP_007806585.1): MLSSTPKLTARACGLPTAARRSGRSAQLLSPSAAALIRSRQRQSRSFWFGAWARDCDGDAYRNSRRRHHAHRYRYMESVNRRLSWDNKPRHDNIQSAMKSAFAHIAHGPTGSSGSKYIDVNDIKSWSDELSGVRPGRNIEDVEREAIDHLFNGGKKSRSQRAGHWTSRLGNYLHGRQPPKDVTPESVLHATTSTGQTTRATTSSSKSDKPFAPKESELKKYNPSKFDDPNAPRKLTPEEQSKNYDDLDKYKPVEWNEPDGLPDLTPEEKSKQYKDLHKYSSPDVSSDFSAAEVSKEPYDDLQKYKPVEWNEPDGLRQQTPEELSKKYDDLDKYGPVTWNEPDGLRKLTPEELSKNYDDLDKYGPVTWNEPDGLRKLTPEEESKKYDDLDSYSEGFMAPDAVLKAHEVKQQDPTPKADPIPAKVEVPMEDPGKDYKDLHKYGPVKWNEPDGLRKLTPEELSKNYEDLHKYAQYPNAGPAIPRIHPEEASKQYSDLRKYDSFPNAGPTTERVHPELASKQYKDLSKYPRVGYEEPDKTEHVHPEELTKKYSDLGKYEPQSFDSPSTPYPMHPEEASKAYSDLKSYKPVMHNEPNGKPAEKLDPVASSLRAYDSSGEADALPRTADEIRGDVLRRAYRNSKHTMIQRAKFQQEQNRDARSKNLQDTASQLKGKADGKSLTGNYAKDFPEEFVTSWNTSNSWSKTTLFPKNLAANDRPGLIGGARCLGSEKDEAEVSSMDESFPIETSKLQPALDRNPERRASKSAAMTPLERMKVEEDPYSKIPQGLEIIWDEECDGKATWPTFVRHHKGKSGEDTFATESGTGAATEKQPIMYKLLAFDPATQSMSIAETSSGVTDTSTPATPAEILLRVSNPSKFFPYFSTLQAEGYEIASGGGDVLVFRKVREGSVSAQGTSSTINPIDMMGRSSPSNFASPTGFVNYESPQYRPPTHGQAPEMKVGKKKRSVGRKVVIGTVWVAGTAYAASVVGEYFSTGGKVL; the protein is encoded by the coding sequence ATGTTGTCCTCTACGCCGAAACTGACAGCTCGAGCTTGTGGCCTGCCCACGGCCGCGCGCCGCTCAGGCAGATCTGCTCAACTTCTCTCAccctctgctgctgctctcATTCGCTCGAGGCAGCGACAGTCAAGGTCCTTCTGGTTCGGTGCCTGGGCGAGAGACTGCGACGGCGACGCCTACCGCAACTCGAGACGCcgccatcatgcccatcGCTACCGGTACATGGAGTCGGTAAATCGGCGCCTGTCCTGGGACAACAAGCCCCGACACGACAATATTCAGAGTGCGATGAAGTCAGCATTTGCCCACATTGCCCATGGCCCCACTGGATCCTCAGGATCCAAATATATCGACGTCAATGACATCAAGTCATGGTCCGATGAGCTCTCTGGCGTTAGACCAGGGAGGAATATCGAAGATGTTGAGCGCGAGGCCATCGATCACTTGTTCAATGGCGGAAAGAAGAGCCGGTCGCAGCGCGCTGGCCACTGGACCTCTCGCTTGGGTAACTATCTGCATGGGAGACAACCCCCGAAGGACGTCACACCTGAATCTGTCTTGCACGCGACCACATCAACCGGGCAGACCACACGCGCCAccacttcttcatcaaagtcCGATAAGCCATTTGCTCCAAAAGAATCTGAGCTGAAGAAATATAACCCGAGCAAATTCGATGATCCAAATGCCCCACGAAAACTCACTCCTGAAGAACAATCGAAAAACTATGACGATCTAGACAAGTACAAGCCGGTCGAGTGGAATGAGCCAGATGGCCTCCCCGATCTTACTCCTGAAGAAAAGTCCAAACAGTACAAGGACTTGCACAAATACTCCTCACCCGATGTCTCCAGTGATTTCTCTGCCGCCGAAGTATCTAAAGAGCCATACGATGACCTGCAAAAGTACAAACCCGTGGAGTGGAATGAACCGGATGGTCTTCGCCAACAGACCCCAGAGGAGCTCTCCAAGAAGTACGACGATTTGGATAAATACGGTCCAGTCACTTGGAACGAGCCGGACGGTCTGCGCAAGCTGACACCCGAGGAACTGTCAAAGAATTACGACGACCTCGACAAGTACGGTCCCGTAACCTGGAACGAACCCGACGGTCTACGAAAGCTCACACCCGAAGAAGAGTCCAAAAAATACGACGATTTGGACTCTTATAGCGAGGGTTTTATGGCCCCAGATGCTGTCCTCAAGGCTCATGAGGTGAAGCAGCAAGACCCCACACCAAAGGCGGATCCCATCCCCGCCAAGGTGGAAGTCCCCATGGAGGACCCTGGCAAAGACTACAAAGACTTACACAAATATGGACCTGTCAAATGGAATGAACCTGATGGTCTCCGAAAGCTCACCCCTGAGGAGTTATCAAAAAACTACGAAGATTTACACAAGTATGCGCAATACCCCAATGCCGGACCGGCAATTCCAAGGATCCACCCCGAAGAGGCATCAAAGCAATACAGCGACTTGCGAAAGTACGACTCCTTCCCCAACGCGGGCCCAACAACGGAGCGTGTTCACCCCGAGCTTGCGTCGAAGCAGTACAAAGACCTTTCAAAGTATCCACGGGTTGGCTACGAAGAGCCTGACAAGACTGAGCACGTTCACCCAGAAGAACTTACCAAGAAGTATTCCGACTTGGGCAAATATGAGCCTCAATCTTTTGACTCGCCATCCACTCCCTATCCCATGCATCCAGAGGAAGCCTCCAAGGCTTACAGTGATTTGAAATCGTACAAGCCAGTCATGCACAACGAGCCCAACGGCAAGCCAGCCGAGAAGCTAGATCCTGTGGCAAGTAGCCTCCGGGCATATGACAGCTCTGGAGAGGCCGATGCTCTGCCAAGGACTGCGGATGAGATTCGAGGAGATGTGCTTCGAAGAGCCTACCGGAACAGCAAGCACACTATGATTCAACGGGCAAAGTtccagcaagagcaaaaTCGGGATGCCCGCAGCAAGAACCTGCAGGACACAGCAAGCCAACTGAAAGGGAAAGCTGACGGGAAGTCACTGACAGGAAACTATGCCAAGGACTTCCCTGAGGAGTTTGTGACTTCATGGAATACGTCGAATTCCTGGTCAAAGACGACACTTTTCCCCAAAAACCTGGCCGCCAACGACCGGCCGGGATTGATTGGAGGAGCTCGGTGTCTAGGGTCAGAGAAGGACGAGGCTGAAGTATCATCCATGGACGAGAGTTTCCCAATCGAGACCTCAAAGCTACAGCCTGCTCTGGACAGGAACCCTGAAAGAAGAGCCTCAAAGTCGGCGGCCATGACTCCGTTGGAGAGAATGAAGGTGGAAGAGGACCCTTATTCCAAAATCCCACAAGGTTTGGAGATAATTTGGGACGAGGAATGCGACGGCAAGGCCACGTGGCCGACTTTTGTACGACATCACAAGGGAAAGTCGGGAGAGGATACATTTGCTACCGAATCTGGGACAGGCGCAGCGACCGAGAAGCAGCCCATCATGTACAAACTGCTTGCGTTCGACCCGGCCACCCAATCAATGAGTATCGCTGAGACCTCCTCTGGCGTGACTGACACATCGACACCCGCAACACCGGCTGAAATTTTACTTCGTGTCTCCAATCCGTCCAAATTCTTCCCTTACTTCAGCACGCTACAGGCCGAAGGTTATGAAATTGCGTCTGGTGGCGGTGACGTTTTGGTGTTTCGTAAAGTTCGGGAAGGATCAGTGTCAGCACAGGGAACCAGCTCTACCATCAACCCCATTGACATGATGGGCCGGTCGTCCCCAAGCAATTTTGCCAGTCCCACAGGCTTTGTAAACTACGAGTCGCCTCAGTATCGACCTCCGACA